The following proteins are co-located in the Castanea sativa cultivar Marrone di Chiusa Pesio chromosome 8, ASM4071231v1 genome:
- the LOC142606399 gene encoding uncharacterized protein LOC142606399 yields MAMGEGETLKTYSDRYREMFNEINGDLDDVAIRTFKVGLPTEHNLRKSLTKKPVRSVCQLMDCIDEYKRVEEDQLQGKGKEKLVKERRLKQFLYRPNRQGNHSGAMNQGSTLSRPPLGTINVIFAAPGRTDSHPSRVMSIARTPAEDSRDKPKRIKGNILPILGFSEEDKIGTIQPYDDTLVVTLRIGGYDVRRVIVDQGSGADIMYPDLFKGLNLKLEDLTAYDSPLISFEGKAVMPQFD; encoded by the exons atggccatgggAGAAGGGGAAACCTTGAAAACATACTCAGACAGATAtcgggagatgttcaatgagattaaTGGGGACCTTGATGACGTGGCGATAAgaaccttcaaggtcggcctacctacAGAGCACAacttgaggaaatctttgaccaaaaagcctgtaagGAGTGTATGTCAGCTCATGgattgtattgatgaatataaaagggttgaAGAAGATCAATTGCAAGgtaagggaaaggagaag TTGGTTAAGGAGAGAAGGTTAAAGCAATTCCTGTATCGGCCTAATAGGCAGGGAAACCACTCAGGGGCGATGAACCAGGGAAGTACCTTATCAAGGCCTCCTCTAGGTacgatcaatgttatttttgcagCACCTGGAAGGACCGACTCTCATCCTTCTAGGGTGATGTCTATAGCTCGGACCCCGGCTGAGGATTCTAGGGAtaagccgaagaggattaaagggAATATCCTACCAATTTTAGGTTTCTCAGAAGAGGACAAGATCGGGACTATCCAACCATATGATGATACTTTGGTGGTTACGCTGAGGATAGGGGGTTACGATGTGAGGAGGGTAATAgttgatcagggtagtggtgcagatatcatgtaccctgacttatttaaAGGGCTAAACTTAAAGCTTGAGGATCTTACGGCTTATGATTCGCCCTTAATAAGCTTTGAGGGGAAGgctgtgatgccccaatttgattga